From Salvia splendens isolate huo1 chromosome 3, SspV2, whole genome shotgun sequence, a single genomic window includes:
- the LOC121796916 gene encoding Werner Syndrome-like exonuclease encodes MAVTITANTMRVNTHQTYNVQFFEEEIYTTVTANSTVVTNWIDDIKYLYHLPDVIVGLDVEWRPSYSSQQNPAATLQLCVRDRCLVYQILHSDCIPDSLATFLSDEYCYIEFVGVGIKQDLEKLQREYGIGGGARYVDLRGLAAEAYRRQGLERSSLKTLASVVMGKEVEKPDAVRMSRWDQPRLTAEQVKYACVDAYLSFEIGRLLGLGHFGYY; translated from the coding sequence ATGGCGGTCACCATCACAGCGAACACCATGCGCGTTAACACACACCAAACCTACAACGTCCAATTCTTCGAGGAGGAGATCTACACCACGGTCACCGCCAATTCCACGGTGGTCACCAACTGGATCGACGACATCAAATACCTGTACCACCTCCCAGACGTGATCGTCGGGCTGGACGTGGAGTGGCGCCCAAGCTACTCCTCTCAGCAGAACCCCGCCGCCACGCTGCAGCTCTGCGTCCGCGATCGGTGCCTGGTGTACCAGATTCTGCACTCCGATTGCATCCCCGATTCGCTGGCGACGTTTCTCTCGGACGAGTACTGCTACATCGAATTCGTTGGCGTAGGAATCAAGCAGGATTTGGAGAAACTGCAGAGAGAGTACGGGATCGGCGGCGGCGCGCGGTATGTGGATCTGCGGGGGCTGGCGGCGGAGGCGTACAGGAGGCAGGGGCTGGAGAGATCGAGCTTGAAGACGTTGGCGAGTGTTGTGATGGGGAAGGAGGTGGAGAAGCCGGATGCGGTGAGGATGAGCCGGTGGGACCAGCCGCGGCTCACGGCGGAGCAGGTCAAGTATGCGTGTGTGGATGCGTATTTGTCGTTTGAGATTGGGAGGCTTCTCGGTCTTGGTCACTTTGGTTACTATTAA
- the LOC121795802 gene encoding Werner Syndrome-like exonuclease — translation MAIHCHCEQPSASYNVAFSGDVVYTTVTRDPAAVSQWIRDVTSLYGHRLTVGLDIEWRPNHNRGEQNPAATLQLCVGRCCLIYQLIHSPYFPVHLIQFLSYSDHNFAGIGVKSDVRKLERDHRIGYGAKTVDLGKLAAEVYKMKELKNAGLKNMARFVLGKEMEKPKSVTRSRWDDRRLTADQVHYACIDAYVSFEIGRVLTAALVR, via the coding sequence ATGGCCATCCACTGCCACTGCGAGCAGCCCTCCGCCTCTTATAATGTCGCCTTCTCCGGCGACGTCGTTTATACCACCGTCACGCGCGACCCCGCCGCCGTCTCCCAGTGGATCCGCGACGTGACCTCCCTATACGGCCATCGTCTCACCGTAGGCCTCGACATCGAGTGGCGCCCAAACCACAATCGCGGCGAACAGAACCCCGCCGCCACACTTCAGCTTTGCGTCGGCCGCTGCTGCCTGATCTACCAGCTCATCCACTCGCCCTACTTTCCCGTCCACCTCATTCAATTTCTCTCCTACTCCGACCACAATTTCGCCGGAATTGGAGTGAAATCCGATGTCAGAAAACTCGAGCGGGATCACAGAATTGGATACGGTGCGAAGACGGTTGATTTGGGGAAATTGGCGGCGGAGGTATATAAAATGAAGGAGCTGAAGAACGCCGGATTGAAGAATATGGCGCGATTTGTGCTTGGGAAAGAGATGGAGAAGCCGAAATCAGTGACGAGAAGCCGATGGGATGACCGGCGGCTCACGGCGGATCAAGTCCACTATGCTTGCATTGATGCTTATGTAAGTTTCGAAATTGGTAGGGTTTTGACTGCTGCTCTTGTTAGGTGA
- the LOC121795801 gene encoding mediator of RNA polymerase II transcription subunit 15a-like isoform X1, with the protein MDEIIPKSDGFDEWVKELLPDAAPEIGSMWQQQEHTSVKAERPSTSQLSVDSQAYPRNLNQQHQLMQHTSAGFNSTHLMEKSEQEPLHKFLEPKSGMVLERAHSRLQMPSLYLSQNLTMPMADQLKPQNQTPLGALHASESTSQVDMEWFNSAYQKIMQLKDMYLSQFLMLHHKMQELKRQATDAEMVNKWEKNRCLIERKIRLLNISKSDLLHMKRERITQMLNEVMRYVSQLQPRNPLYSKQTHHVEASGNHMEAPQIQQRENPLHFNSLHQSLIRPGGTPCLPQSSLSSLNVGSSAGVHKVDASSNVNSYQYNLIRPMQPWAPQGSVAPTARKGASQAAFDARALRMLLHPSSGVSQYNNLGASQHQPVTSTRNMFNSLDYSVSPMAQVPLTMPPLQNNQQDQAMKRQKMKQPLQQLINEKNKPQMLQKRIEDTKLRRFVGFNQKWSSVLPPSSSPYAMSPQNSQQSSPQFEIKELSSKFSKSATPSLSSASPSALPSPLTPMTPLTPSSVPADCVMSPLLEESSKLAKNPVTASQPPLQDTNRNQLVTDTQRSTKSCLDRESLSSGAKQPLKAKGDPLKSLIEVVKSVSSKALNATIRDINAVTTLTDRVAGNFARGKAKKTIFYDLADDIVSCCDKGDMKSGMKRELDALASHDFRTDTELYATGSIKRLKTETTNYQLLEEIKEINKKLIEVVVDVMIPEGFPRLGSDEGTLIRCSYIPVGFSGNMKIPNTSKFMFPTLLLDLLVSADYPNSSPSVLEKDPSGSCDGEEGRYMWTKAKSNLILSLRNLPQPMSVKDVAEAWHVCAREVFHELADHAGGGSFSSTYGKWESCAVAV; encoded by the exons ATGGATGAAATTATACCAAAATCAGATGGATTTGATGAATGGGTGAAAGAGCTCTTGCCCGATGCCGCACCTGAAATTGG CAGCATGTGGCAGCAACAGGAGCACACATCAG TCAAAGCTGAGAGACCAAGTACTTCTCAATTATCTGTGGATTCTCAAGCTTATCCGAGAAATCTGAATCAACAACATCAGCTAATGCAG CATACATCAGCTGGATTCAATTCAACTCACCTGATGGAAAAAAGTGAGCAGGAGCCATTGCACAAGTTCTTGGAACCAAAAAGTGGCATGGTTCTTGAACGTGCACATTCCAGATTGCAGATGCCTTCTCTTTACTTGTCTCAAAATCTAACAATGCCAATGGCAGATCAACTTAAGCCGCAAAATCAGACACCTCTTGGTGCTTTGCATG CATCAGAATCAACTTCTCAAGTCGACATGGAATGGTTTAATTCTGCATATCAGAAG ATTATGCAGCTTAAGGACATGTATCTATCTCAATTTCTCATGTTACACCACAAAATGCAAGAACTGAAACGTCAG GCAACCGATGCTGAGATGgtaaacaaatgggaaaagaaCAGATGTCTTATTGAAAGGAAAATCAGACTTCTCAACATTTCTAAATCAGATCTTTTACACATGAAAAGGGAAAGAATAACTCAGATGCTGAATGAGGTAATGAGATACGTTTCTCAGCTTCAACCGAGGAATCCTTTGTACTCGAAGCAGACTCATCATGTCGAGGCATCTGGTAATCATATGGAAGCACCTCAGATTCAGCAAAGAGAAAACCCACTTCATTTCAATAGTTTACACCAGTCTCTGATAAGGCCAGGAGGGACTCCATGCTTGCCACAAAGCTCGTTGAGTTCATTAAACGTAGGCTCATCAGCAGGAGTACACAAGGTAGATGCTTCATCGAACGTGAACTCCTATCAGTATAATCTCATTAGACCTATGCAGCCATGGGCCCCACAGGGAAGCGTGGCTCCAACTGCAAGGAAAGGAGCCTCTCAAGCAGCATTCGATGCGAGGGCTCTTAGAATGCTGCTCCATCCATCGAGTGGAGTTTCTCAATACAATAATTTGGGTGCTTCACAGCATCAGCCTGTCACCTCAACAAGGAATATGTTTAACTCATTGGACTACTCCGTGAGTCCTATGGCTCAGGTGCCTCTCACGATGCCTCCTCTGCAGAATAAccaacaagatcaagctatgaAGAGGCAGAAAATGAAGCAGCCTCTGCAGCAGTTGATAAATGAGAAAAATAAGCCACAGATGCTACAAAAAAGAATCGAGGATACAAAATTGAGACGTTTTGTAGGATTCAACCAAAAATGGTCTTCTGTACTGCCACCAAGTTCCTCTCCGTATGCAATGTCTCCCCAAAATTCACAACAATCTTCCCCACAGTTTGAGATTAAGGAATTATCTTCAAAGTTTTCCAAATCAGCAACACCGTCATTATCTTCTGCCTCTCCATCTGCTCTTCCATCTCCCTTGACTCCGATGACCCCCTTGACTCCGTCTTCTGTGCCGGCAGATTGTGTGATGAGTCCATTGCTAGAAGAAAGTAGCAAATTAGCCAAGAATCCTGTCACAGCATCTCAGCCCCCTTTGCAAGACACAAACCGTAACCAACTTGTGACGGACACACAAAGATCAACGAAGTCTTGCTTGGATAGGGAATCTCTTTCTTCTGGTGCCAAGCAGCCATTAAAGGCTAAAGGAGATCCGCTGAAGAGCTTGATTGAAGTG GTGAAGTCAGTGTCATCCAAAGCGCTGAATGCTACTATAAGGGATATCAATGCCGTCACCACTTTAACTGATAGGGTGGCAGGAAACTTTGCCCGAGGTAAAGCTAAAAAAACAATTTTCTACGACTTGGCTGATGACATAGTCAGCTGTTGTGACAAAGGTGACATGAAGTCAGGGATGAAGCGTGAACTGGACGCCCTGGCTTCGCATGATTTTAGAACGGACACGGAGCTCTATGCAACGGGTAGTATAAAGAGACTGAAAACCGAG ACGACTAACTATCAGTTACTGGAAGAGATCAAAGAGATTAACAAGAAGCTTATTGAGGTGGTGGTGGATGTGATGATTCCGGAGGGTTTTCCTAGGCTAGGATCAGATGAAGGTACACTCATCAGATGCTCGTATATACCGGTTGGATTCTCGGGGAACATGAAGATCCCGAATACCTCAAAATTTATG TTTCCTACCCTGCTTCTTGATTTGCTTGTTTCTGCCGATTATCCGAATTCGTCTCCTTCTGTACTGGAGAAGGATCCTTCTGGCTCCTG TGATGGTGAAGAAGGCAGATATATGTGGACGAAGGCAAAGTCGAATCTGATTTTATCCCTCAGAAATCTCCCTCAGCCCATGTCGGTTAAAGACGTGGCTGAAGCCTGGCACGTATGTGCTCGGGAAGTATTTCACGAGCTCGCGGACCATGCCGGAGGAGGTAGCTTCAGTTCGACCTACGGCAAGTGGGAAAGCTGTGCCGTTGCTGTCTAG
- the LOC121795801 gene encoding mediator of RNA polymerase II transcription subunit 15a-like isoform X2, translated as MDEIIPKSDGFDEWVKELLPDAAPEIGSMWQQQEHTSVKAERPSTSQLSVDSQAYPRNLNQQHQLMQHTSAGFNSTHLMEKSEQEPLHKFLEPKSGMVLERAHSRLQMPSLYLSQNLTMPMADQLKPQNQTPLGALHASESTSQVDMEWFNSAYQKIMQLKDMYLSQFLMLHHKMQELKRQATDAEMVNKWEKNRCLIERKIRLLNISKSDLLHMKRERITQMLNEVMRYVSQLQPRNPLYSKQTHHVEASGNHMEAPQIQQRENPLHFNSLHQSLIRPGGTPCLPQSSLSSLNVGSSAGVHKVDASSNVNSYQYNLIRPMQPWAPQGSVAPTARKGASQAAFDARALRMLLHPSSGVSQYNNLGASQHQPVTSTRNMFNSLDYSVSPMAQVPLTMPPLQNNQQDQAMKRQKMKQPLQQLINEKNKPQMLQKRIEDTKLRRFVGFNQKWSSVLPPSSSPYAMSPQNSQQSSPQFEIKELSSKFSKSATPSLSSASPSALPSPLTPMTPLTPSSVPADCVMSPLLEESSKLAKNPVTASQPPLQDTNRNQLVTDTQRSTKSCLDRESLSSGAKQPLKAKGDPLKSLIEVVKSVSSKALNATIRDINAVTTLTDRVAGNFARGMKRELDALASHDFRTDTELYATGSIKRLKTETTNYQLLEEIKEINKKLIEVVVDVMIPEGFPRLGSDEGTLIRCSYIPVGFSGNMKIPNTSKFMFPTLLLDLLVSADYPNSSPSVLEKDPSGSCDGEEGRYMWTKAKSNLILSLRNLPQPMSVKDVAEAWHVCAREVFHELADHAGGGSFSSTYGKWESCAVAV; from the exons ATGGATGAAATTATACCAAAATCAGATGGATTTGATGAATGGGTGAAAGAGCTCTTGCCCGATGCCGCACCTGAAATTGG CAGCATGTGGCAGCAACAGGAGCACACATCAG TCAAAGCTGAGAGACCAAGTACTTCTCAATTATCTGTGGATTCTCAAGCTTATCCGAGAAATCTGAATCAACAACATCAGCTAATGCAG CATACATCAGCTGGATTCAATTCAACTCACCTGATGGAAAAAAGTGAGCAGGAGCCATTGCACAAGTTCTTGGAACCAAAAAGTGGCATGGTTCTTGAACGTGCACATTCCAGATTGCAGATGCCTTCTCTTTACTTGTCTCAAAATCTAACAATGCCAATGGCAGATCAACTTAAGCCGCAAAATCAGACACCTCTTGGTGCTTTGCATG CATCAGAATCAACTTCTCAAGTCGACATGGAATGGTTTAATTCTGCATATCAGAAG ATTATGCAGCTTAAGGACATGTATCTATCTCAATTTCTCATGTTACACCACAAAATGCAAGAACTGAAACGTCAG GCAACCGATGCTGAGATGgtaaacaaatgggaaaagaaCAGATGTCTTATTGAAAGGAAAATCAGACTTCTCAACATTTCTAAATCAGATCTTTTACACATGAAAAGGGAAAGAATAACTCAGATGCTGAATGAGGTAATGAGATACGTTTCTCAGCTTCAACCGAGGAATCCTTTGTACTCGAAGCAGACTCATCATGTCGAGGCATCTGGTAATCATATGGAAGCACCTCAGATTCAGCAAAGAGAAAACCCACTTCATTTCAATAGTTTACACCAGTCTCTGATAAGGCCAGGAGGGACTCCATGCTTGCCACAAAGCTCGTTGAGTTCATTAAACGTAGGCTCATCAGCAGGAGTACACAAGGTAGATGCTTCATCGAACGTGAACTCCTATCAGTATAATCTCATTAGACCTATGCAGCCATGGGCCCCACAGGGAAGCGTGGCTCCAACTGCAAGGAAAGGAGCCTCTCAAGCAGCATTCGATGCGAGGGCTCTTAGAATGCTGCTCCATCCATCGAGTGGAGTTTCTCAATACAATAATTTGGGTGCTTCACAGCATCAGCCTGTCACCTCAACAAGGAATATGTTTAACTCATTGGACTACTCCGTGAGTCCTATGGCTCAGGTGCCTCTCACGATGCCTCCTCTGCAGAATAAccaacaagatcaagctatgaAGAGGCAGAAAATGAAGCAGCCTCTGCAGCAGTTGATAAATGAGAAAAATAAGCCACAGATGCTACAAAAAAGAATCGAGGATACAAAATTGAGACGTTTTGTAGGATTCAACCAAAAATGGTCTTCTGTACTGCCACCAAGTTCCTCTCCGTATGCAATGTCTCCCCAAAATTCACAACAATCTTCCCCACAGTTTGAGATTAAGGAATTATCTTCAAAGTTTTCCAAATCAGCAACACCGTCATTATCTTCTGCCTCTCCATCTGCTCTTCCATCTCCCTTGACTCCGATGACCCCCTTGACTCCGTCTTCTGTGCCGGCAGATTGTGTGATGAGTCCATTGCTAGAAGAAAGTAGCAAATTAGCCAAGAATCCTGTCACAGCATCTCAGCCCCCTTTGCAAGACACAAACCGTAACCAACTTGTGACGGACACACAAAGATCAACGAAGTCTTGCTTGGATAGGGAATCTCTTTCTTCTGGTGCCAAGCAGCCATTAAAGGCTAAAGGAGATCCGCTGAAGAGCTTGATTGAAGTG GTGAAGTCAGTGTCATCCAAAGCGCTGAATGCTACTATAAGGGATATCAATGCCGTCACCACTTTAACTGATAGGGTGGCAGGAAACTTTGCCCGAG GGATGAAGCGTGAACTGGACGCCCTGGCTTCGCATGATTTTAGAACGGACACGGAGCTCTATGCAACGGGTAGTATAAAGAGACTGAAAACCGAG ACGACTAACTATCAGTTACTGGAAGAGATCAAAGAGATTAACAAGAAGCTTATTGAGGTGGTGGTGGATGTGATGATTCCGGAGGGTTTTCCTAGGCTAGGATCAGATGAAGGTACACTCATCAGATGCTCGTATATACCGGTTGGATTCTCGGGGAACATGAAGATCCCGAATACCTCAAAATTTATG TTTCCTACCCTGCTTCTTGATTTGCTTGTTTCTGCCGATTATCCGAATTCGTCTCCTTCTGTACTGGAGAAGGATCCTTCTGGCTCCTG TGATGGTGAAGAAGGCAGATATATGTGGACGAAGGCAAAGTCGAATCTGATTTTATCCCTCAGAAATCTCCCTCAGCCCATGTCGGTTAAAGACGTGGCTGAAGCCTGGCACGTATGTGCTCGGGAAGTATTTCACGAGCTCGCGGACCATGCCGGAGGAGGTAGCTTCAGTTCGACCTACGGCAAGTGGGAAAGCTGTGCCGTTGCTGTCTAG
- the LOC121795803 gene encoding bZIP transcription factor 17-like — MAEATVVALNIPTDPPPEFDDFVSGLQITPLADGVSGENYRDDVVVLEDLDFNFSFDDLGLPSAEDLDHLLNPAQMRQFHSQFGMDPSFAQFESKYDQMHYVFKSSSPELRHVSGDGDVSGIRSCDGSGLMNSASPDTDSHQISGYLNMPSPESNGSNRGGADNCDGDEKDLNCPSPDSQGSGNFESHVSDDSNNCVVRSVISSPNSSNSSVRNSVVDEKIKLEEPASKISSISLLKRKKEGEDLTHSDSRIKCRKSNCNAENNNSSNSNEGLSEEDERRKARLLRNRESAQLSRQRKKHYVEELEDKVRSMHSTIQDLNSKISYFMAENATLRQQMGGGSCTTAPPAVAAPPPPGMYPHPAMMYPWMPYAQPYMMKSQGSQVPLVPIPRLKPQQQVQGSKTSKRTESKKNDGPKTKKVAGVSFLGLLFFIMLFGSLAPMINVRYGGAREAFAGGESYKAGGFSEKHSGRVLMVNGTEFDEKDGGRRDYSSNSSVHYGQRGQGSPGDPRADESVLLRNGSEPLAASLYVPRNDKLVKIDGNLIIHSILASEKAMASNQHGGGETGLAVPGDLAPAIPGQDVGRNGARHPPLRALGAADKDGTKSTAVDGRLQQWFREGLAGPMLNAGMCTEVFQFDVSASSASGAIVPATTSRNISEAESKSSTHPSKPRNRRILHPIPFHNISGQHTSEKEDLNIKKNSSSMVVSVLFDPREVSDAEVDGVMGTKSLSRIFVVVLMDSVRYVTYSCMLPFKAAPHLVTA; from the exons ATGGCTGAAGCTACGGTGGTTGCCTTGAATATACCGACGGATCCTCCGCCGGAATTCGATGATTTCGTTTCTGGCTTGCAAATTACGCCTCTAGCCGACGGTGTGTCTGGGGAAAACTATAGAGACGACGTTGTCGTGCTCGAGGATCTCGATTTCAATTTCTCCTTCGATGATCTCGGCCTTCCTTCTGCCGAAGATCTCGATCACCTCCTTAATCCCGCGCAGATGCGCCAGTTTCATTCCCAATTCGGAATGGATCCAAGTTTCGCCCAATTTGAGTCCAAATACGATCAAATGCATTATGTTTTCAAATCGTCGTCGCCGGAGCTGCGCCACGTTTCCGGAGATGGGGATGTATCTGGCATTAGGAGCTGCGATGGATCGGGGCTTATGAATTCCGCTTCTCCAGATACAGACTCGCATCAGATTTCTGGCTATCTCAACATGCCGTCGCCGGAATCGAACGGATCGAACCGCGGCGGCGCTGATAATTGCGATGGTGACGAGAAGGATTTGAATTGCCCCTCGCCGGACTCGCAGGGTTCCGGGAATTTTGAGTCACATGTGTCGGATGATTCAAATAATTGTGTCGTCAGATCGGTAATTTCTTCGCCTAATTCGAGTAATAGTTCGGTTAGAAATAGTGTTGTTGATGAGAAGATTAAGTTAGAGGAGCCGGCTAGTAAGATTAGCAGCATTTCTTTgctgaaaaggaaaaaagaaggtGAGGATTTGACGCATAGTGACTCAAGGATTAAGTGTAGGAAATCTAACTGTAATGCAGAGAATAACAATAGTAGCAATAGTAACGAGGGGTTGAGTGAGGAGGATGAGAGAAGAAAGGCAAGGTTGTTGAGGAATCGGGAGAGTGCTCAATTATCTAGACAGAGGAAGAAACATTACGTAGAGGAGTTGGAAGACAAAGTGAGGAGTATGCATTCAACAATTCAAGATCTAAATTCGAAGATTTCGTACTTCATGGCAGAAAATGCTACTCTGAGGCAACAAATGGGTGGTGGCAGCTGCACCACCGCTCCCCCTGCCGTTGCTGCGCCTCCTCCTCCTGGGATGTACCCACATCCAGCCATGATGTACCCATGGATGCCATATGCTCAACCTTATATGATGAAGTCGCAGGGCTCTCAAGTGCCCTTAGTACCAATCCCTAGGTTGAAACCGCAGCAACAAGTGCAGGGATCAAAGACGAGCAAGAGGACGGAAAGCAAGAAGAACGATGGGCCTAAGACCAAGAAGGTTGCTGGTGTTAGTTTTCTTGGTTTGCTGTTTTTCATAATGTTGTTCGGAAGCTTGGCTCCAATGATTAATGTTCGATATGGTGGGGCTAGGGAAGCATTTGCCGGGGGAGAAAGTTATAAGGCAGGTGGGTTTAGTGAGAAACATAGTGGGAGAGTGTTGATGGTAAATGGCACTGAGTTTGATGAGAAAGATGGTGGTAGAAGAGATTACAGTAGTAATAGTAGTGTACATTATGGTCAAAGAGGTCAGGGGAGCCCAGGGGATCCACGTGCAGATGAATCTGTTCTCTTGAGAAATGGAAGTGAACCTCTTGCAGCGTCGTTGTATGTTCCCAGGAATGATAAGCTTGTCAAGATTGATGGGAACTTAATCATCCATTCTATTTTGGCAAGTGAAAAAGCTATGGCATCTAACCAGCATGGAGGTGGTGAGACTGGTCTGGCAGTTCCTGGAGATTTAGCTCCTGCAATTCCTGGTCAGGATGTGGGAAGAAATGGTGCTAGACATCCCCCTTTAAGAGCTCTTGGTGCGGCCGATAAGGATGGTACGAAGTCAACAGCAGTTGATGGCAGGCTTCAGCAGTGGTTCCGTGAAGGCCTGGCCG GGCCGATGTTGAATGCTGGTATGTGCACAGAAGTATTCCAGTTTGATGTGTCAGCTTCTTCTGCATCTGGAGCCATAGTACCGGCCACTACTTCAAGAAACATATCTGAAGCAGAGAGCAAGAGTTCCACGCACCCAAGCAAGCCAAGAAACAGGAGGATCCTCCACCCAATCCCATTTCACAACATCTCTGGACAGCATACATCAGAGAAAGAGGActtgaacataaagaaaaattCATCTTCAATGGTGGTCTCTGTGCTCTTTGATCCAAGAGAGGTCTCCGATGCTGAGGTGGACGGCGTGATGGGGACGAAGTCCCTGTCACGAATCTTTGTTGTTGTACTAATGGACAGCGTCAGGTACGTCACTTATTCATGCATGCTTCCGTTCAAGGCTGCCCCTCATCTTGTAACTGCGTGA